GAAGCGGCCGGTCTTCGGCCCGGGCCAGCGCCATCATGATGGTCGAGAAATCATCGGCATGGCGCGGCCCCGCCGCGCGGATCGCGGCCGAAATCACCGCTTCCTGACAGGCAAAGGCGGCCCGCTCCATCCGGATGCCGGCCTCGGTGAGATAGAGCCGCCGCCGCCGCCGGTCGCCGCGATCGGTTTCCTGGCGCAACAGCCCGTCATCGAGCAGCCGGTTCAGCACCCGGGCCACGCCCTGCGCCGTGATCCCCAGGATGTCGAGCAGCTCCCCGACCGTGATCCCCGGCAGCCGGGCCGCGAAATACATCACCCGGTAATGGGCGCGGCCAAGCCCGTGCTCGCGCAGGAAGCTGTCGGCATCGCCGGTGAAGCCGCGATGGGCGAAGAAGAACAGCTGCGCGACCCGATGGGCGGCGGCGGTCGCATCCGCCAGATCGCCGAGCGGCGCGCGCTTCGGCAGCTCCGGGATGGACGGGTCTCGCGGGGTGTCTGACATCGGGGCTCCGGCTGGCGGCTTTGAAACATCCTGCGTCCCGCCGGGGGCCGGGGTCAAGCGAGCCATGTTTCAAACCAAATAGCACAATAATATTGTGTTACTATGATCAGCTGATAGTCTCTCATCCAGAACCGACTGATGCGGCAGGCAAGACCGCAGAGGTCACCGACCCCGGGAGGATCCCAAGGATGATCGCGCTCAAGACCCCGCTGACCCGCCTGATGGCCGCGGCGCTGCTCGCCGGTACCGCCGGCCTCGCCCTCGCCGCCCCGGCCATGGCCGGTGCCGATGGTGCCGTGAAGATCGGCATCCTCAATGACCGCTCCGGCCCCTATTCCGACGCCACCGGCGAAGGTGCGGTGGTCGCGGCCCGCATGGCGGTGGAAGATTTCGGCGGCAAGGCGCTGGGCAAGCCGGTCGAGGTCGTCTCGGCCGACCACCAGAACAAGGCCGATATCGGCTCGTCGACGGTGAACCGCTGGCTGGACGTCGAAGGTGTGGACGCCATCTTCGACGTGCCGAATTCGGGCGTGCTGCTGGCGCTGCAGGAAATCGTCCGCAACAAGGACGGCATCCTGGTCTCCTCGGGCGGCGGCGTGTCGAAGTTCACCGGCGAGGCCTGCTCTCCCTACGGCTTCCAGTGGAGCTACGACACCTATTCGGTCGCCAATGCGCTGGGCCGCGCCACGGTCGCGGAAGGTGGTGACAACTGGTTCCTGGTCCAGGTCGACTATGCTTTCGGCGAGGCCCTGGCCAGCGATCTGACCAAGGCGATCACCGAGGCCGGCGGTAAGATCGCGGGTTCGGTCAAGCATCCGCTGAACACGCCGGACTTCTCGTCCTACCTGCTGCAGGCCCAGGGCTCGGGTGCCAACACGGTGGCGCTGATCAATGCCGGCGGCGACACGGTCAACGCGCTCAAGCAGGCGAAGGAATTCGGCCTCGCCGACTCGGGCCAGAAGATGGTCGCGATGCTGTTCTTCAACACCGACGTGCTGGCGATCGGCGCCGACGACCTCAAGGGCCTGACCGCGATCAACGGCTATGAGGCGAGCCTGAATGCCGAAACCCAGGCCTTCGGCGAGCGCTTCGCCAAGCTGCACGGCACCTGGCCGACCTCTCTGCAGATCGGCGTCTATTCGGCGGTGAACCACTATCTGAAGGCGGTCGAGGCCGCCGGCACCGATGCCCGCGATCAGGTCGCGGCCAAGATGCGCGAGATGCCGGTCGAGGATCTGTTCGTGAAGGACGGCAAGGTCCGCGCCGACGGGCTGATGATCCACGACATGCTGCTGACCGAGGTGAAGCCGTCGTCGGAGTCGAAGACCCGCGGCGACGTGTTCAAGGTGGTGCGCGCGATTCCGGGCGACGAGGCCTTCCGCCCGCTCGACAAGGGCGGCTGCCCTCTGGTCAAGTGATCCCGGTCCTGCAGCAGGAACCAGGCCCACAATAAGAAACCGGGAAGGAACCGCCCCCCATGCGCATCATCGATTTTTTCGATCGGGGGGCGGCCATCGCTCCCGATCGTGAGGCTCTGGTCTCGGCCGGGCACAGCCTCACCTATACCGAAGCCCGCACCCTCACCTGCCGCATCGCCGCCGCCCTGGTCGCCCGGGCGGGCGGCGATCCGGCAGCGGTCGGCACCGTCGCGGTCTGGAGCCCAAATCACGCGCTCGCCTTCGCCTGCCTGCTCGGCGGCGTCAGGGCCGGCGGGGTCTGGGCGCCGATCAATGCCCGTGGCCATGCCGACGACAATATCGACTTTCTCGACACCGCCGACTGCCGGACGCTGTTCATCCATTCAAGCTTCGCCGGCTATCTGCCGCGGATCCGCGAGACGGTAACGACGCTCGAAGACGTGATCTGCATCGACGGCCCGCTCGACGGCGCCCTCTCGCTCGACGATCTGCTGGCCCGGGCGGAGGGGCTGCCGGTCCCGGATCTGCGTCCCGATCCGAACCGCCTGGCCGCCCTTTTCCCCACCGGCGGCACCACCGGCCGCTCCAAGGCCGTCCGGCTGACCGAGGGGGTGTGGACGGCGCTGATTGCAATCACCCACGCCGCCATGCCGCCGGTCGACCGTCCGGTCTATCTGGTCGCCGCCCCGATGACCCATGCCGCCGGCGCCATGGCCTTCCCGGCGCTTGCCGCCGGCGCCCGGGTGGTGATCATCGAGCGCGCCGATCCGCTGGAGGTGATGGAGGCGATCGATCGCGAGAAGGTCACCGACCTCTTCCTGCCGCCGACCGTGATCTACGGCATGCTCGGCCATCCGCGGCTGCGCGACTTCGACTACGGCTCGCTCCGCCATTTCATCTATGCCGCCTCGCCCATGGCACCCGACAAGCTGGCCGAGGCGATCAGGGTTTTCGGCCCGGTGATGGCCCAGACCTATGGCCAGGCCGAAGCGCCGATGCTCTGCACCTTCCTGTCGCCCGCCGAGCATGCGGCGGCGGCAGCCGATCCCGCCCTCGTCCACCGCCTCGCCTCCTGCGGCCGCCCGACCCTGCTGACCCGGGTCGAGATCATGGATGACGACGGCAGCGTCCTGCCCCGGGGCGAGCGGGGTGAGATCGTGGTCCGCGGCGACCTGGTGATGGCCGGCTATCACAAGCGTCCCGAGGCGACGGCAGAGGTCAGCCAGTTCGGCTGGCACCATACCGGCGATGTCGGCTGGATGGATGCGGACGGTTTCGTCTACATCGTCGACCGCAAGAAGGACATGATCATCACCGGCGGCTTCAACGTCTATTCGGCCGAGGTTGAAAACGTGATCCAGGGCCATGCCGCCGTGCAGAACTGCGTGGTGATCGGCGTCCCCGACCCGAAATGGGGCGAGGCGGTGACCGCGGTGGTCGAGCCCGTTCCCGGCGCCGACGTGACGGCGGAAGAGCTGATCGCCCTTTGCCGGTCGAAGCTCGGCCCGGTCAAGACGCCCAAATCGGTGCTGTTCGAAGAGGCCCTGCCGCGCAGCCCGGTTGGCAAGATCCTGAAACGGGCGGTCCGCGACCGCTTCTGGAGCGGGCGCGACCGGCTGGTCTGATCCCCTCACCGGCGGCGCCGGCCGGTCTCTTCCGCACGGGGCAGCGTCACCCGGGCAGCGAGACCGCCCAGTTCCTCGCTCGCGGTCAGTGCGAGCGTGCCGCCATAGATCTCGACCACATCCGAGACGATGGACAGGCCGAGCCCCGATCCGGGCACCCGCTCGTCCAGCCGCCGGCCGCGCTGCAGGGCCGCCCGGGCCTGATCGGGGGTCAGGCCCGGGCCGTCATCCTCGATCAGGATCAGGAGCATGTCGCCGCCGGCTGCCGCACCGCTCACCCGGACGCGGCCGGCGGCCCATTTGCAGGCATTCTCCATCAGATTGCCCAGGATCTCTTCCAGATCCTGACGCTCGCCGCGGAAGTCGAGCTCGCCACGAGGCTCGAGATCCGGGGCCAGATCGACGGCGATGGAAAGCGGCGGGTCGCGGCGGGCGAACATCCGCTCCAGACTGCGGGCAATGTCGGCGGCAACCGGCGCGACCGGCGTCCGGGCCCCGATCACCGCGGCATTGGCGGCGGCAGAGGCGCGGGTCAAATGACGCTCGACGATCAGCCGCATGGCGTCGATCTGCCGGCGGGCAACCTCGCGCCGGTCCTCGGGCAGATCGGCGATGTCGGCCGCGAGCAGGGTCAGCGGGGTCTTGAGCCCGTGGGCGAGATTGCCGGCCTGGGCGCGGGCCCGGCGTACCACCTCGGCATCATGGTCGAGCACGCCGTTCATCGCCCGGACCAGCGGCAGCACCTCGCGCGGGCGCTGTTCATCGAGCCGGGCCGCCCGGCCGGCGCGGATCGCATCCAGATCGCCCGAGAGCCGCCGGAGTGGCGCCAGCCCCCAGCGCAGCTGAACCAGCGTCAGCAGCGTCGCCACCAGCACCAGCCCGCCCAGCATCAGGATCAGCAAGCGGTCGAAACGCCGGGTCTCCAGCCCGATTTCGGCCGCATCGGCCGCCACCGCCACCACCAGCGGACCGTCATGATCGGGGAGCGTGATGGTGCGGGCGACCAGACGCAGCGGCACGCCTTCGGTCGGCCCGTCGACGATCTGACGGACGGCGGCCGGGCCGGAGCCCGGGGTGCCGAAGACATCCAGCGTCTGATCCCAGAGCGAGCGCGAGGCGAGCACGACCTCGTCGGTCATGCCTTCCTGGCCGACCTCTTCCACCTGCCAGTACCAGCCCGAAAAGATCTGGTCGAAGCGCGGGTCGCCGAGTCCGCGATCGAGGCCGATGGCGCCGTTGCGCCCCACCCTGAGTGCGGCGACCAGCGCCCGGTGCAAGGCTTCGAGCCGCTGATCGAACGCCGCCTCGACCGAGCGATGGAAGGCATGGGAGAGCGCGAACCCGCCGGCGGTGACGGCGATCAGGGTGGAAACCAGGGCCGCCGCGGCCAGGCGGAGCGCGATCGACCCCGCACGGCGGGGCGGGGGTGCGGAGGCGGGATCCTCGCTCAACTGGCGCCCGCCTCCAGCACCCAGCCGCGGCCGCGCACGGTGCGGATCAGCGGCCGGTCGAGCTTGCGGCGGATGCGGGCGAGCAGCACGTCGACGACGTTGGAATCCGGATCGGCATCGCGTTCATAGACATGCTCGACGATTTCGCTCCGGCCGACCACCCGGCCCTGATTGTGCATCAGATAGGCCAGCAGCCGGTATTCCTGGGCGGTGAGATCGAGCCCGGCGCCGTCGATCCGGAAACGGCCGGCGCGGGTGTCGAGCACCAGCGATCCGCAGCGCAGATCCGCCGCCGCATGGCCCGAAGCCCGGCGGATCAGGGCATGAAGGCGCAGCACCACCTCGCCCATTTCGAAAGGCTTGGTCATATAGTCGTCGGCACCGGCATGGAAGCCGGCCTGTTTTTCCGACCAGCGGCCGCGCGCCGTCAGGATCAGCACCGGCATGTCCAGCCCGTCCTCGCGCCAGCGCTGCAGCACGCTGACCCCGTTCATGCCCGGCAGGCCCAGATCCAGCACCACCGCATCATAGGTTTCGGTCTGGCCCAGATATTCGGCGAGCGTCCCATCGGCGGCGATGTCGACCGTGAACCCCGCCTCGACCAGCACCTTCTTCAGCCGGTCGGCAAGCTCGGCATCGTCTTCGGCGAGCAGAATTCTCATCGGATCCTCGCAGCCTCGATCCCCCGGCCGGCGACTTCCAGAAAGGCGCCATCCGAGGCCCGGAAGCGGAATTTCAGCACGGTTCCGGCCTCGGTCAACAGGTCGACGACATAGATCATGTCGTCGTCGTCATCGTCGTCGCGTTCGAGTTCCGCCTCGATCACCCGGCCGCGATAGCGCTCGCCGATCCAGGCGACGATGCGAGAGAGCGGCACCACCCGGCCTTCGCGCACGGCTTCGCGCAGCGCCCGGCGATCCCCGGGCGGATCGGCAAGGCCCGGCTGCGGGGCGAAAACGGTCAGCGCCACCGGCACGGCAAGGGCCAGGGCGGTCGAGATGCGGCACAGGTGGCGGTGGAGACGGATTACGCGCATGCGCGTGATCCTGCCCGATCTTCCATGAACGGTACATGAACGGATCGTTCAGTTTCCGGCGAGGGCCGGGCTGCCATGATGGCTTCATCGAGACGCGCCGGACACGGCGTGTGGAGACGCAGAGGAGTGACGACATGACCGCCAGGACGACGCGACGCCGCCCGATCGCCGCAGCCACCTTCGGGGCCGCGGCACTGGGGCTGATCGCGGCCACCCTGCCCGCCGCACCGGCCCGGGCGCTCGACACGCCGATCGGCCAGCTGGATCTCTATCGCGAGATCACCATCGCGGGCACCGTCACCGGTGTCTGGGGCAACGACTTCGTGCTCGAGGATCCGAGCGGCAAGGTGCTGGTCCATGCCGGCCCCCACTGGTACCACGATGTCGGCGTGAAGGAAGGCGACCGGCTGACGGTCACCGGCCGCATCGCCGGCCCGAATTTCGACGCCACCACCATCACCTGGGATGACGGCCGCAGCTTCACCGTCCGCCCCGCCGACGGCCCGCCGCCCTGGGGCGGGAAGGAGCGGGAGCGGGGCGATCGCGACCGGGGCCCGCGCCACGACCGGCCCCATGACGGCCCCGGCCCGCGCCCGGCCGCCGAGCTGGATCTGCGGGTGCTGGGCGAACGGCTGGCGGCGGGCGGCTATACCCGGATCACCGATGTCGATCTCGACCGTCGCCACATTTCGGCCGAGGCCGTCTCTCGCGACGGGCTGCAGGTGGAACTGCATATCGATCCGCGCAGCTACGAGGTCATCCGCGAGCGTCGTGACGACGGTGACCGCCGCCCCGACATCGCGCTGGATCTGCCGGCCCTTGCCCGGATGCTCAGCGACCGGGGCTACGCGACCATCACCGATGTCAGCATCGATGACGGGCTGATCGAGGTCGATGCCGTCGCCCGTGGCAATGAGCGCGTCGAGCTTGAGATCGACCCCCAAACCCTGAACATCCTGCGCGAGCGCCGCGACGACTGATCCGGCGCCCGCAGGCCCCTGCCCCCAGCCAGCCCCTGCCTAAGGAGGCAATCCCATGTCGGACCCACACCCTGCCCGTCCGGCATCCCGCCGGCGCCGCCCGGCTGCCGTCGCGATCACCATCGCGGCGGCGGCCCTGCTGCTCGGCGCCTGCGTCCCCCATGAAAGACGCAGCTGGGGATATGGCGACCCGCCGCCGCGGGTCTATCATGCACCCCGCTATGGCTATGCCCCGCCGCCACCGCCGCGGGTGATCTATGTGCCCCGGCCGCCGGTGCGGGTGGTGACGCCGCCGCCGCATCACGGGCCACGGCCAGGGGAGTATCATCACCGCCCCCGGGACCGGGACGACCGCGGCCGCGGCCGCGGCGATGGTCGCTGGGATGACGACCGGCCCCACCACCGGGATCGTGACCGGGACAGGGATCGCGACGGCTGGGGCCGGGGCCGGTCCTGACCGGCCTCAGCCGGCCGTGCCGCCGGCAACCAGGGGGCACCCACCCTGGTCGAGCGGCCGGAAGGCCTGATCGCCCGGCACCGTGCGGATCAGCTTCAGATAGTCCCAGGGACGGGTGGATTCGCCCGGCGCCTTCACCTCCAGCACATAAAGATCATGGACCATGCGGCCGTCGGGCCGGATATGACCGTTCTTCGCGAACATGTCGTTCACGGGCGTCGCGCGCATCTGCGCGTTCACCGCATCGGTCGCATCGGTGCCGGCATCCGTCACCGCCTGAAGATAGTGGCGGACCGCCGAATAGGTGCCGGCCTGGCCCATGGTCGGCATGGCGCCGTGGCGGGCGAAGAACCGCTCCGACCAGGCGCGGGTCTCGTCGTTCAGATCCCAATAAAAGGCCTGGGTCATGATCAGGCCCTGGGCGGTCTCCAGCCCGATCGCATGGATGTCGGTGATGTGGAGATAGAGCCCGGCGAGCCTGAGGCCCGATGCAGCCAGGCCGAATTCCGCCGCCTGCTTGATTGCGTTCACCGAATCGGCACCTGCATTGGCAAGGCCGATCATCCGCGCCCCCGACCCCTGCGCCTGAAGCAGGAAGGACGAGAAATCCGAGGTTCCCTGCGGATGGCGCACACCGCCCAGCACCTTGCCGCCGGCAGCCTCGACGGCAGCTTTCGTGTCGCGCTCCAGCGCGTGGCCGAAGGCGTAATCGGCGGTGAGGAAATACCACGGACCCTGATCCGCCAGCGGCAGGCCGGTACCGACCGCAAGGCCGTAGGTGTCATAGGTCCAGTGGATGCCGGTGGGCGCGCAGGCCTTGCCGGTGAAATCCGACGAGCCGCCCGTGGAGGCCAGCACCAGCCGGTTCTTCTGCCGGCCGATCTCCTGCACCGCCAGCAGAACCGACGAGGTCGGGATGTCGGCGATGACATCGACCTGTTCCTCGTCGATCCAGCGATTGACCAGGGTCACGCCGATATCGGGCTTGTTCTGATGATCG
This genomic stretch from Tistrella mobilis harbors:
- a CDS encoding MarR family winged helix-turn-helix transcriptional regulator produces the protein MSDTPRDPSIPELPKRAPLGDLADATAAAHRVAQLFFFAHRGFTGDADSFLREHGLGRAHYRVMYFAARLPGITVGELLDILGITAQGVARVLNRLLDDGLLRQETDRGDRRRRRLYLTEAGIRMERAAFACQEAVISAAIRAAGPRHADDFSTIMMALARAEDRPLLARVMAATGEGDGDS
- a CDS encoding ABC transporter substrate-binding protein translates to MIALKTPLTRLMAAALLAGTAGLALAAPAMAGADGAVKIGILNDRSGPYSDATGEGAVVAARMAVEDFGGKALGKPVEVVSADHQNKADIGSSTVNRWLDVEGVDAIFDVPNSGVLLALQEIVRNKDGILVSSGGGVSKFTGEACSPYGFQWSYDTYSVANALGRATVAEGGDNWFLVQVDYAFGEALASDLTKAITEAGGKIAGSVKHPLNTPDFSSYLLQAQGSGANTVALINAGGDTVNALKQAKEFGLADSGQKMVAMLFFNTDVLAIGADDLKGLTAINGYEASLNAETQAFGERFAKLHGTWPTSLQIGVYSAVNHYLKAVEAAGTDARDQVAAKMREMPVEDLFVKDGKVRADGLMIHDMLLTEVKPSSESKTRGDVFKVVRAIPGDEAFRPLDKGGCPLVK
- a CDS encoding AMP-binding protein translates to MRIIDFFDRGAAIAPDREALVSAGHSLTYTEARTLTCRIAAALVARAGGDPAAVGTVAVWSPNHALAFACLLGGVRAGGVWAPINARGHADDNIDFLDTADCRTLFIHSSFAGYLPRIRETVTTLEDVICIDGPLDGALSLDDLLARAEGLPVPDLRPDPNRLAALFPTGGTTGRSKAVRLTEGVWTALIAITHAAMPPVDRPVYLVAAPMTHAAGAMAFPALAAGARVVIIERADPLEVMEAIDREKVTDLFLPPTVIYGMLGHPRLRDFDYGSLRHFIYAASPMAPDKLAEAIRVFGPVMAQTYGQAEAPMLCTFLSPAEHAAAAADPALVHRLASCGRPTLLTRVEIMDDDGSVLPRGERGEIVVRGDLVMAGYHKRPEATAEVSQFGWHHTGDVGWMDADGFVYIVDRKKDMIITGGFNVYSAEVENVIQGHAAVQNCVVIGVPDPKWGEAVTAVVEPVPGADVTAEELIALCRSKLGPVKTPKSVLFEEALPRSPVGKILKRAVRDRFWSGRDRLV
- a CDS encoding sensor histidine kinase is translated as MSEDPASAPPPRRAGSIALRLAAAALVSTLIAVTAGGFALSHAFHRSVEAAFDQRLEALHRALVAALRVGRNGAIGLDRGLGDPRFDQIFSGWYWQVEEVGQEGMTDEVVLASRSLWDQTLDVFGTPGSGPAAVRQIVDGPTEGVPLRLVARTITLPDHDGPLVVAVAADAAEIGLETRRFDRLLILMLGGLVLVATLLTLVQLRWGLAPLRRLSGDLDAIRAGRAARLDEQRPREVLPLVRAMNGVLDHDAEVVRRARAQAGNLAHGLKTPLTLLAADIADLPEDRREVARRQIDAMRLIVERHLTRASAAANAAVIGARTPVAPVAADIARSLERMFARRDPPLSIAVDLAPDLEPRGELDFRGERQDLEEILGNLMENACKWAAGRVRVSGAAAGGDMLLILIEDDGPGLTPDQARAALQRGRRLDERVPGSGLGLSIVSDVVEIYGGTLALTASEELGGLAARVTLPRAEETGRRRR
- a CDS encoding response regulator transcription factor, which codes for MRILLAEDDAELADRLKKVLVEAGFTVDIAADGTLAEYLGQTETYDAVVLDLGLPGMNGVSVLQRWREDGLDMPVLILTARGRWSEKQAGFHAGADDYMTKPFEMGEVVLRLHALIRRASGHAAADLRCGSLVLDTRAGRFRIDGAGLDLTAQEYRLLAYLMHNQGRVVGRSEIVEHVYERDADPDSNVVDVLLARIRRKLDRPLIRTVRGRGWVLEAGAS
- a CDS encoding PepSY domain-containing protein — encoded protein: MRVIRLHRHLCRISTALALAVPVALTVFAPQPGLADPPGDRRALREAVREGRVVPLSRIVAWIGERYRGRVIEAELERDDDDDDDMIYVVDLLTEAGTVLKFRFRASDGAFLEVAGRGIEAARIR
- a CDS encoding PepSY domain-containing protein codes for the protein MTARTTRRRPIAAATFGAAALGLIAATLPAAPARALDTPIGQLDLYREITIAGTVTGVWGNDFVLEDPSGKVLVHAGPHWYHDVGVKEGDRLTVTGRIAGPNFDATTITWDDGRSFTVRPADGPPPWGGKERERGDRDRGPRHDRPHDGPGPRPAAELDLRVLGERLAAGGYTRITDVDLDRRHISAEAVSRDGLQVELHIDPRSYEVIRERRDDGDRRPDIALDLPALARMLSDRGYATITDVSIDDGLIEVDAVARGNERVELEIDPQTLNILRERRDD
- a CDS encoding ABC transporter substrate-binding protein, translating into MRGYMFMANFGVRAAVAAALVAAVPAMAAGDDAISDGVIKIGVLNDMSGIYADMAGRGSVIAAEMAAEEFGGTILGKPIVIVSGDHQNKPDIGVTLVNRWIDEEQVDVIADIPTSSVLLAVQEIGRQKNRLVLASTGGSSDFTGKACAPTGIHWTYDTYGLAVGTGLPLADQGPWYFLTADYAFGHALERDTKAAVEAAGGKVLGGVRHPQGTSDFSSFLLQAQGSGARMIGLANAGADSVNAIKQAAEFGLAASGLRLAGLYLHITDIHAIGLETAQGLIMTQAFYWDLNDETRAWSERFFARHGAMPTMGQAGTYSAVRHYLQAVTDAGTDATDAVNAQMRATPVNDMFAKNGHIRPDGRMVHDLYVLEVKAPGESTRPWDYLKLIRTVPGDQAFRPLDQGGCPLVAGGTAG